From Amycolatopsis sp. YIM 10, the proteins below share one genomic window:
- a CDS encoding acyl-CoA dehydrogenase family protein, with protein MPLQIQKSSWSNPDLEDFRDLARTFCQKELVPNQERWMAEKKVDRELWTKAGEVGLLALSIPEEYGGGGGTFAHEAVLYEEQARCGDGAWGVTVHNGIVAHYLLHYATEERKREWLPKFASGEFVGAVAMTEPGTGSDLQSIKTRAVRDGDEYVLNGAKTFITNGYHADLVVVACKTDPDAGAQGVSLIAVETDTPGFRRGRVLDKVGLKGQDTAELFFDDVRVPAANLLGEEGQGFIQLMQQLPQERLIIAVTAVAGMEAAIDQTIAYTKDRTAFGRPIFKFQNTKFKLAEAATEAAVARAFLDQCVERHLRGELDVQGAAMVKLWTTERINKVVDDCLQLFGGYGYMTEYPIARAWADIRISRIFGGTSEIMKEIISRTL; from the coding sequence GTGCCACTGCAGATTCAGAAGAGCTCATGGAGCAACCCCGATCTCGAGGACTTCCGCGACCTCGCGCGCACCTTCTGCCAGAAGGAACTGGTGCCCAACCAGGAACGCTGGATGGCGGAGAAGAAGGTCGACCGCGAGCTGTGGACCAAGGCCGGTGAGGTCGGCCTGCTCGCGCTCTCCATCCCGGAGGAGTACGGCGGTGGCGGCGGCACCTTCGCCCACGAGGCCGTGCTCTACGAGGAGCAGGCCCGCTGCGGGGACGGTGCCTGGGGAGTCACGGTGCACAACGGCATCGTCGCGCACTACCTGCTGCACTACGCGACCGAGGAGCGCAAGCGCGAGTGGCTGCCGAAGTTCGCCTCGGGCGAGTTCGTCGGCGCGGTCGCGATGACCGAACCGGGCACCGGCTCCGACCTCCAGAGCATCAAGACCCGCGCGGTCCGCGACGGGGACGAGTACGTGCTCAACGGCGCCAAGACCTTCATCACCAACGGCTACCACGCCGATCTGGTGGTGGTCGCCTGCAAGACCGATCCGGATGCCGGGGCGCAGGGCGTCTCGCTGATCGCGGTCGAGACCGACACGCCGGGCTTCCGGCGCGGCCGGGTGCTGGACAAGGTCGGGCTCAAGGGCCAGGACACCGCCGAGCTGTTCTTCGACGACGTGCGCGTGCCCGCGGCGAACCTGCTCGGTGAGGAGGGCCAGGGCTTCATCCAGCTGATGCAGCAACTGCCGCAGGAGCGGCTGATCATCGCGGTCACCGCGGTGGCCGGCATGGAGGCGGCGATCGACCAGACCATCGCCTACACCAAGGACCGGACCGCCTTCGGCAGGCCGATCTTCAAGTTCCAGAACACCAAGTTCAAGCTCGCCGAGGCGGCCACCGAGGCTGCCGTCGCCCGCGCCTTCCTCGACCAGTGCGTCGAGCGCCACCTCAGGGGCGAGCTGGACGTGCAGGGCGCGGCGATGGTGAAGCTGTGGACCACCGAGCGGATCAACAAGGTGGTCGACGACTGCCTGCAGCTGTTCGGCGGCTACGGCTACATGACCGAGTACCCGATCGCGCGGGCCTGGGCGGACATCCGGATCTCCCGGATCTTCGGCGGGACCAGCGAGATCATGAAGGAAATCATCTCGAGGACGCTCTGA
- a CDS encoding helix-turn-helix transcriptional regulator, with protein sequence MHIVPRLGSGIPLVARTSEMRRLRAALARAERNEAGAVLLSGDAGVGKTRVLTELGEHAAGRGALVLTGRCLDVREGGLPYLPFAEALTPLATSGDSAVADALRVRQALGRLLPQLGTVLPPSAEHTPVSASDHETRGQVRPERDLGQLQLFDAVLGLLTELSERTPVVLLLEDLHWADGSTRNLFSFLLSRLRAQRLLVVASYREEDVHRRHPLRPVLSELVRLASVERIELPPFGEADARQFVTALAEATLSPEVISGVIERSQGNPFFLEELIASCADEADLPIGLAEVLLSRVERLSAETRRVLRLISVANGGVSHAVLNDLSGLDELALDEALREAVQHHVLVVDKKFYLFRHALLREAVYGDLLPGERTRTHAQYADRLRRNPESRGGDALLAYHSLESNDLPTALAASKRAAAEADGLGAPASALKHIEQALAIWDAVPESERPEGVDEIKLLTEASYFAGTSGEPERAIAYARSAVEAIHDGVPAERAAMLWRRLAQVLAVLDGSWDESVEAIARAWELVEHLPASRTRAWVLSTRAIIQRGEDKIADALWSAQSAVADARAVGADGAEADALVTLGALAETEGHIEEARDRLRQAQRKAAQAGALNVQLRARYFLASSYEELSEIDKALAAYRESSDYAKENGLTWSSFGLEARARHLYLRYVSGDWPTEDGRPHRGVSSAVAARMTASWVYIVAARGRLAEAEKMVESLRSEWRTDILIAIAGGAVGIDIAYWRGDHNEAVRRTEEVIRELEEFEPWLLGGVRMVVLGMRSCSALAAAARVRGDAEAEAAAVAKGEELLTHGRSCLEHGKPRSGTMGPEGRAWQARLAAETPELYGRFDPAAWAEVVAEFGYGAVYEQAMARQRYAAALLSTGEAADAELAAAELLKAYEVSERLGAKPLGDSIRDLAHRARIELPGQAPRRDVVDPLTERERAVLERVALGRTNRQVGEELYISEKTVSVHLSRVMAKLGASRRAEAVAIAKDRGLLSA encoded by the coding sequence ATGCACATCGTGCCCCGTCTCGGATCCGGAATCCCGCTCGTCGCGCGGACCAGTGAAATGCGCCGGCTTCGTGCCGCGCTCGCCCGTGCCGAGCGCAACGAAGCCGGCGCCGTCCTGTTGTCGGGGGACGCGGGGGTCGGCAAGACCCGCGTGCTGACGGAGCTGGGGGAACACGCGGCCGGCCGGGGCGCGCTGGTGCTCACCGGCCGCTGCTTGGACGTCCGTGAGGGTGGCCTGCCCTACCTGCCCTTCGCCGAGGCGCTGACCCCGCTGGCCACCTCGGGGGACAGCGCGGTGGCCGACGCGCTCCGCGTGCGCCAGGCGCTCGGCAGGCTGCTGCCGCAGCTGGGCACCGTGCTGCCGCCGAGCGCGGAGCACACGCCGGTGTCCGCGAGCGACCACGAGACCAGGGGCCAGGTCCGGCCCGAGCGGGACCTCGGCCAGTTGCAGCTGTTCGACGCGGTGCTGGGCCTGCTCACCGAGCTGTCCGAGCGCACCCCGGTGGTGCTGCTGCTGGAGGACCTGCACTGGGCCGACGGCTCCACCCGCAACCTGTTCTCCTTCCTGCTGTCCCGGCTGCGCGCGCAGCGCCTGCTGGTGGTGGCCAGCTACCGCGAAGAGGACGTGCACCGGCGCCACCCGCTGCGGCCGGTGCTGTCCGAGCTGGTGCGGCTGGCCAGCGTGGAGCGGATCGAGCTGCCGCCGTTCGGGGAGGCCGATGCCCGCCAGTTCGTCACCGCGCTGGCCGAGGCGACGCTGTCCCCCGAGGTGATCTCCGGGGTGATCGAGCGGTCGCAGGGCAATCCGTTCTTCCTGGAGGAGCTGATCGCCTCCTGCGCGGACGAGGCGGATCTGCCGATCGGGCTGGCCGAGGTGCTGCTGTCCAGGGTGGAGCGGTTGTCCGCGGAGACGCGGCGGGTGCTGCGGCTGATCTCGGTGGCCAACGGCGGGGTCTCGCACGCCGTGCTCAACGATCTGTCCGGTTTGGACGAACTGGCACTGGACGAGGCGTTGCGCGAAGCCGTGCAGCACCACGTCCTGGTGGTGGACAAGAAGTTCTACCTGTTCCGGCACGCACTGCTGCGCGAGGCGGTCTACGGCGACCTGCTGCCGGGCGAGCGCACGCGGACCCACGCCCAGTACGCGGACCGCCTGCGCCGCAACCCGGAATCCCGTGGTGGTGACGCGTTGCTGGCCTACCACAGCCTGGAGAGCAACGACCTGCCGACCGCGCTGGCCGCGTCCAAGCGCGCGGCCGCGGAGGCCGACGGACTCGGCGCGCCGGCGTCCGCGCTCAAGCACATCGAGCAGGCGCTGGCGATCTGGGACGCGGTGCCGGAAAGCGAACGGCCCGAAGGGGTCGACGAGATCAAGCTGCTCACCGAGGCGTCCTACTTCGCCGGGACCTCGGGTGAGCCCGAGCGCGCGATCGCCTACGCCCGCAGCGCGGTCGAGGCGATCCACGACGGGGTGCCCGCCGAGCGCGCGGCCATGCTGTGGCGGCGGCTGGCGCAGGTGCTGGCCGTGCTGGACGGGTCGTGGGACGAGTCGGTGGAGGCGATCGCCAGGGCGTGGGAGCTGGTCGAGCACCTGCCTGCCTCGCGCACCCGCGCCTGGGTGCTCTCCACCAGGGCGATCATCCAGCGCGGTGAGGACAAGATCGCCGACGCGCTGTGGAGCGCGCAGAGCGCGGTGGCCGACGCCCGCGCGGTCGGCGCGGACGGCGCCGAGGCTGACGCGCTGGTCACGCTCGGCGCGCTCGCCGAGACCGAGGGACACATCGAAGAGGCCCGCGACCGGTTGCGCCAGGCGCAGCGCAAGGCGGCGCAGGCCGGGGCGCTCAACGTCCAGCTGCGGGCCCGCTACTTCCTCGCCTCCAGTTACGAAGAACTGTCCGAAATAGACAAAGCGCTCGCCGCCTACCGGGAGAGTTCCGACTACGCCAAGGAAAACGGGCTCACCTGGAGCTCGTTCGGCCTGGAGGCCCGTGCCCGGCACCTGTACCTGCGTTACGTCAGCGGTGACTGGCCGACCGAGGACGGGCGCCCGCACCGCGGGGTGTCCAGCGCGGTGGCGGCCAGGATGACCGCGTCCTGGGTGTACATCGTGGCCGCGCGGGGGCGGCTCGCCGAAGCGGAGAAGATGGTCGAGAGCCTGCGCTCCGAGTGGCGCACGGACATCCTGATCGCCATCGCGGGCGGGGCGGTGGGCATCGACATCGCGTACTGGCGCGGCGACCACAACGAGGCGGTGCGCCGCACCGAAGAGGTGATCCGGGAGCTGGAGGAGTTCGAGCCGTGGTTGCTCGGCGGGGTGCGCATGGTGGTGCTGGGCATGCGCTCCTGTTCGGCGCTGGCGGCGGCCGCGAGGGTGCGCGGGGACGCCGAGGCCGAGGCCGCGGCGGTGGCCAAGGGTGAGGAACTGCTGACGCACGGCCGTTCCTGCCTCGAACACGGCAAGCCACGGTCGGGCACGATGGGCCCGGAAGGCCGGGCCTGGCAGGCTCGGCTGGCGGCCGAGACCCCGGAACTGTACGGGCGGTTCGACCCGGCGGCCTGGGCGGAAGTGGTGGCCGAGTTCGGTTACGGCGCCGTCTACGAGCAGGCCATGGCGCGGCAGCGGTACGCGGCGGCGTTGCTGAGCACGGGCGAAGCCGCCGATGCCGAACTCGCGGCGGCGGAACTGCTGAAGGCGTACGAGGTTTCCGAGCGTCTCGGCGCGAAACCGCTCGGTGACAGCATTCGCGACCTCGCCCACCGCGCCCGCATCGAACTGCCAGGCCAGGCGCCGCGGCGCGACGTGGTCGACCCGCTGACCGAGCGTGAACGCGCGGTGCTGGAGCGGGTCGCGCTGGGCCGGACGAACCGGCAGGTCGGCGAAGAGCTGTACATCAGCGAGAAAACGGTGAGCGTGCACCTGTCCCGCGTGATGGCGAAGCTCGGCGCGAGCCGCCGAGCCGAAGCCGTCGCCATCGCCAAGGACCGAGGCTTGCTCAGCGCGTAG
- a CDS encoding helix-turn-helix transcriptional regulator — protein sequence MTGDPGVDALIQQWAAEREQSAEEREADRIASAWLADMPQAPPGIPGQRARTGSTGWAPLEAADPGYVEAMRGRLPEVPVELLSAAAGWWQMIGPVAEAEKWWDAGLSPLDQRALDYRAAGLTPADLGKRLGPMTVLQHLRRGSAPAWCVARLARQRRDAG from the coding sequence ATGACCGGGGATCCCGGAGTGGACGCGTTGATCCAGCAGTGGGCCGCCGAGCGTGAGCAGAGCGCCGAAGAGCGCGAGGCGGATCGGATCGCTTCGGCTTGGCTCGCCGACATGCCGCAGGCCCCGCCGGGTATTCCCGGGCAGCGGGCGCGCACCGGCTCGACCGGATGGGCGCCGCTCGAGGCCGCCGACCCCGGTTACGTGGAAGCCATGCGCGGCAGGCTGCCGGAGGTTCCGGTGGAACTGCTCAGCGCCGCCGCCGGCTGGTGGCAGATGATCGGCCCGGTGGCCGAGGCCGAGAAGTGGTGGGACGCCGGGCTCAGCCCGCTCGACCAGCGCGCGCTGGACTACCGCGCGGCCGGGCTCACCCCGGCCGACCTCGGCAAGCGGCTCGGCCCGATGACCGTGCTCCAGCACCTGCGCCGTGGCAGCGCACCCGCGTGGTGCGTGGCCAGGCTGGCCCGCCAGCGCCGCGACGCGGGCTGA
- a CDS encoding CaiB/BaiF CoA-transferase family protein has protein sequence MPDKTGPLAGLKVIELAGLAPAPFACTILADLGADVIRVDRAKPGEDVLGFSYDPLMRGRRTIGVNTKTPEGVELVLRLTDRADVLIEGFRPGVAERMGLGPEQVRARNPRLVYGRMTGWGQDGPLAPAAGHDINYIGLAGALEPVGRAGERPVPPLNLVGDFGGGGLLLAMGVLAALYERTSSGQGQVVDASMVEGAALLTTHLHGLRAAGVWPGERGDNMLDGGAPFYDTYETADGKYVAVGAIEMRFWADLVKVLGLDPAELPVHVDKNEWPRLREILTEAIGKHTRDELVAKAEGTDACLTPVLSPWEAAEHPHNRARGTFVEIGGVVQPAPAPRFDRTPAATPEAPHDKGADTDEVLAEFGVTEVDELRNAGVIS, from the coding sequence ATGCCCGACAAGACCGGCCCGCTCGCCGGGCTCAAGGTGATCGAACTGGCCGGGCTCGCGCCCGCGCCGTTCGCCTGCACGATCCTGGCCGACCTCGGCGCGGACGTGATCCGGGTGGATCGCGCCAAGCCGGGGGAGGACGTGCTGGGTTTCTCGTACGACCCGCTGATGCGCGGCAGGCGGACGATCGGCGTGAACACCAAGACGCCGGAGGGCGTGGAGCTGGTGCTCAGGCTGACCGACCGCGCCGACGTGCTGATCGAGGGCTTCCGGCCGGGCGTGGCCGAGCGGATGGGACTGGGCCCGGAGCAGGTGCGCGCCCGCAACCCGCGGCTGGTCTACGGCCGGATGACCGGCTGGGGCCAGGACGGCCCGCTGGCGCCCGCCGCCGGGCACGACATCAACTACATCGGCCTGGCCGGTGCGCTGGAGCCGGTCGGCCGGGCGGGGGAGCGGCCGGTGCCGCCGCTGAACCTGGTCGGCGACTTCGGCGGTGGCGGGCTGCTGCTGGCGATGGGTGTGCTGGCGGCGCTGTACGAGCGCACCTCGTCCGGGCAGGGCCAGGTGGTCGACGCCTCGATGGTGGAGGGGGCGGCCCTGCTCACCACGCACCTGCACGGGCTGCGGGCGGCCGGGGTGTGGCCGGGCGAGCGCGGCGACAACATGCTCGACGGCGGCGCGCCCTTCTACGACACCTACGAGACCGCCGACGGCAAGTACGTGGCGGTCGGCGCGATCGAGATGCGGTTCTGGGCGGACCTGGTCAAGGTGCTCGGGCTCGACCCGGCCGAGCTGCCGGTGCACGTCGACAAGAACGAGTGGCCGAGGCTGCGCGAGATCCTCACCGAGGCGATCGGCAAGCACACCAGGGACGAGCTGGTGGCCAAGGCCGAGGGCACCGACGCCTGCCTGACCCCGGTGCTCTCGCCGTGGGAGGCGGCCGAGCACCCGCACAACCGGGCGCGCGGCACCTTCGTCGAGATCGGCGGGGTGGTGCAGCCCGCGCCGGCGCCGAGGTTCGACCGGACCCCGGCCGCGACGCCGGAGGCACCGCACGACAAGGGCGCCGACACCGACGAGGTGCTGGCGGAGTTCGGCGTGACCGAAGTGGACGAGCTTCGGAATGCGGGAGTCATTAGTTAA
- a CDS encoding RidA family protein: protein MVDIQLSTPDTLPQPNGYSHVAGVGPGGRLVWTSGQVPIAADGTAAPAGDWAAQARQAMHNVGAALAAAGATWKDVFKLTFYVVDTSALATVREVRDEFVDTERPPTSSLVQVAGLFRPDLLIEIEAVAAID, encoded by the coding sequence ATGGTCGACATCCAGCTCTCCACGCCGGACACGCTTCCCCAGCCCAACGGGTACAGCCACGTGGCCGGCGTCGGCCCGGGCGGCCGGCTGGTCTGGACGTCCGGTCAGGTCCCCATCGCCGCGGACGGCACCGCCGCCCCCGCCGGGGACTGGGCGGCCCAGGCCCGCCAGGCGATGCACAACGTCGGCGCCGCCCTCGCCGCCGCGGGCGCGACCTGGAAGGACGTCTTCAAGCTCACCTTCTACGTGGTCGACACGTCGGCGCTGGCGACGGTGCGGGAGGTGCGGGACGAGTTCGTCGACACCGAGCGCCCGCCGACCAGTTCGCTGGTCCAGGTGGCGGGCTTGTTCCGGCCGGACCTGCTGATCGAGATCGAAGCCGTCGCGGCGATCGACTGA
- a CDS encoding TetR/AcrR family transcriptional regulator: protein MTGTTHRTQAERRAATRTALLDATIDCLVELGYARTSVQEICARAGVSKGAVQHHFSAKAELMAAAVEHLTNRLKSELAASLERLPSGADGIPVAIDLLWEGYSGTLATAVTELWVAARTDDELRAAIRPVDRALGRSTLEQISAVAGDLPRERAEVLFWLTVNLTRGLALDAELGGDPKRRKQLLDEWKRVAVFLYEHG, encoded by the coding sequence GTGACCGGCACAACACATCGCACGCAGGCGGAGCGACGGGCGGCCACCCGGACCGCCCTGCTCGACGCGACCATCGACTGCCTGGTCGAACTCGGCTACGCACGCACCTCGGTGCAGGAGATCTGCGCCAGGGCCGGGGTGTCGAAGGGCGCCGTGCAGCACCACTTCTCGGCCAAGGCGGAGCTGATGGCCGCCGCCGTGGAGCACCTGACGAACCGGCTGAAGTCCGAGCTGGCCGCCTCGCTGGAACGCCTGCCTTCGGGCGCGGACGGCATCCCGGTGGCGATCGACCTGCTCTGGGAGGGCTACTCGGGCACGCTGGCCACCGCGGTCACCGAACTGTGGGTGGCCGCGCGCACCGACGACGAACTGCGCGCGGCGATCCGGCCGGTCGACCGGGCGCTGGGCCGCTCCACCCTGGAGCAGATCTCGGCGGTGGCCGGTGACCTGCCGCGGGAGCGGGCCGAGGTGCTGTTCTGGCTGACCGTCAACCTCACCAGGGGCCTGGCGCTGGACGCCGAACTGGGCGGGGACCCCAAGCGGCGCAAGCAGTTGCTCGACGAGTGGAAGCGGGTCGCGGTTTTCCTGTACGAGCACGGTTAG
- a CDS encoding carbon-nitrogen hydrolase family protein: MPEATLSALQIAASRDTRTTLDRILGYEAEIRASGTDLLVLPEAALGGYPASGLTGERFTRYFEQAVEVPGPEIEALAGLSARTGATLVVGVVERDGSTLYCTAVFLDPVTGYAGKHRKLVPTMRERLVWGRGDGSTLPVVPTAAGLAGAALCWENYLPLLRAAMYAKGVRVWCAPTVDDREVWRSTMRHIAAEGRCFVVSACPYESEGDDPFAGGSLIAGPSGDVLAGPLLDAEGLVTAKIDPDETIASRAELDVSGHYARPDVFSLSVDETPRPGVTFHRD; encoded by the coding sequence ATGCCCGAAGCCACCCTCTCGGCGCTGCAGATCGCGGCGAGCCGGGACACCCGGACCACGCTGGACCGGATTCTGGGCTACGAGGCGGAAATCCGCGCTTCGGGCACGGACCTGCTCGTGCTGCCCGAAGCCGCGCTCGGTGGTTATCCCGCCTCCGGGCTGACCGGCGAGCGCTTCACCCGGTACTTCGAGCAGGCCGTCGAGGTGCCGGGGCCGGAAATCGAGGCGCTGGCCGGGTTGTCGGCACGCACCGGGGCGACGCTGGTGGTCGGCGTGGTCGAGCGCGACGGGTCCACTTTGTACTGCACGGCGGTCTTCCTCGACCCGGTGACCGGGTACGCGGGCAAGCACCGCAAGCTGGTGCCGACCATGCGCGAACGCCTGGTGTGGGGCCGGGGTGACGGCTCGACGCTGCCGGTGGTGCCGACCGCGGCCGGACTCGCCGGGGCCGCGTTGTGCTGGGAGAACTACCTGCCGCTGTTGCGCGCGGCCATGTACGCCAAGGGTGTTCGCGTCTGGTGTGCGCCCACGGTGGACGATCGCGAGGTCTGGCGCTCGACCATGCGGCACATCGCCGCCGAGGGGCGCTGCTTCGTGGTCAGCGCCTGCCCGTACGAGTCCGAAGGGGACGATCCCTTCGCCGGGGGCAGCCTGATCGCGGGGCCGTCCGGTGACGTGCTGGCGGGCCCGCTGCTGGATGCCGAGGGCCTCGTCACCGCGAAGATCGACCCGGACGAGACGATCGCCTCACGCGCCGAACTCGACGTGTCCGGTCACTACGCCCGGCCGGACGTGTTTTCCCTGTCGGTGGACGAAACCCCGCGTCCCGGCGTCACCTTCCACCGGGATTAG
- a CDS encoding succinic semialdehyde dehydrogenase: MTSTTPAPTGQQSSRPSTVGGVVGAPSAARAAQLVRRATGGADRAPAEITSPFTGLITAALPQADDTEARAAFAAARSAQGAWAAVPVTERQRILIRLHDLLLERQDEVLDLVQVEAGKARMDAFDEVSGSALVAAYYGKHSARILSPRRAAGVIPVLTKAGEIRHPKGVIGVITPWNYPLALTAMDVLPALAAGNTVVQKPDNQTALSALWLHELAEEAGLPAGVWQIVLGRGSAIGDALVEESDYLCFTGSTPTGKRLAEQVAGRLTGYSLELGGKNPMIVLPDANPAKAAAGAVTACFSSAGQLCVSVERIYVHESIREEFTRAFVAKTEALRLGAKLDHSADMGSLTSESQLATVSAHVDDARANGATVLTGGHPRPDVGPLFYAPTVLTDVTPAAKLFAEETFGPVVSIYGYTEIDDAVDRANDTVYGLNASVWCRDTRAGAAVAARLKAGTVNVNESYAATFGSVGVPMGGMKESGFGRRNGAEGLLKYTEAQSIAVQRGLKLRPFRGLPPKLWVKSMTSSMKALRRLPR; this comes from the coding sequence ATGACCAGCACCACGCCAGCGCCCACCGGTCAGCAGTCTTCCCGGCCGAGCACCGTGGGCGGCGTGGTCGGCGCGCCTTCGGCCGCGCGGGCGGCCCAGCTGGTCCGCCGCGCCACCGGCGGCGCGGACCGGGCGCCCGCCGAGATCACCTCGCCGTTCACCGGCCTGATCACCGCGGCGCTGCCCCAGGCGGACGACACCGAGGCCCGCGCCGCCTTCGCCGCGGCCCGGAGCGCGCAGGGCGCCTGGGCGGCGGTGCCGGTGACCGAGCGCCAGCGCATCCTCATCCGCCTGCACGACCTGCTGCTCGAACGCCAGGACGAGGTGCTCGACCTGGTCCAGGTCGAGGCGGGCAAGGCAAGGATGGACGCCTTCGACGAGGTCAGCGGCTCGGCGCTGGTCGCCGCCTACTACGGCAAGCACAGCGCGCGCATCCTCTCCCCGCGCCGCGCCGCCGGGGTGATCCCGGTGCTCACCAAGGCGGGCGAGATCCGCCACCCCAAGGGCGTGATCGGCGTGATCACCCCGTGGAACTACCCGCTCGCGCTGACCGCGATGGACGTGCTGCCCGCGCTGGCGGCGGGCAACACCGTGGTGCAGAAGCCGGACAACCAGACCGCGCTGTCCGCGCTCTGGCTGCACGAACTCGCCGAGGAGGCCGGACTGCCCGCCGGGGTGTGGCAGATCGTGCTCGGCCGGGGTTCGGCGATCGGCGACGCGCTGGTCGAGGAGTCCGACTACCTCTGCTTCACCGGGTCCACGCCGACCGGCAAGCGGCTGGCCGAGCAGGTCGCCGGGCGGCTGACCGGGTACTCGCTCGAACTCGGCGGCAAGAACCCGATGATCGTGCTGCCGGACGCGAACCCGGCCAAGGCCGCCGCCGGCGCGGTCACCGCCTGCTTCTCCTCGGCCGGGCAGCTGTGTGTCTCGGTCGAGCGGATCTACGTCCACGAAAGCATTCGCGAGGAGTTCACCAGGGCCTTCGTGGCGAAGACCGAGGCGTTGCGGCTCGGCGCGAAGCTCGACCACTCCGCCGACATGGGCTCGCTGACCTCGGAAAGCCAGCTGGCCACCGTCTCGGCGCACGTCGACGACGCGCGGGCCAACGGCGCGACCGTGCTCACCGGCGGGCATCCCCGGCCCGACGTCGGCCCGCTGTTCTACGCGCCGACCGTGCTCACCGACGTCACCCCGGCCGCGAAGCTGTTCGCCGAGGAGACCTTCGGCCCGGTGGTGTCGATCTACGGCTACACCGAGATCGACGACGCGGTGGACCGCGCGAACGACACCGTCTACGGCCTCAACGCGAGCGTGTGGTGCCGCGACACCCGCGCGGGCGCGGCCGTGGCGGCGCGGCTGAAGGCGGGCACGGTCAACGTGAACGAGAGCTACGCGGCCACCTTCGGCAGCGTCGGCGTGCCGATGGGCGGGATGAAGGAGTCCGGCTTCGGCCGTCGCAACGGGGCCGAAGGGCTGCTCAAGTACACCGAGGCGCAGTCGATCGCGGTGCAGCGCGGGCTGAAGCTGCGCCCGTTCCGCGGCCTGCCGCCGAAGCTCTGGGTGAAGAGCATGACTTCGAGCATGAAAGCCTTGCGGCGCCTGCCCCGCTGA